One part of the Hyalangium ruber genome encodes these proteins:
- a CDS encoding DUF5953 family protein, protein MTKRRALTLIVYAPALVGKDGRTLDVVHGMEKALPGLRLEWRLSEGGRPIALPQRDAWLVESIEDGGFPLMCNGDESYPVTVMGCENPALSSPGGQSQFEVHAKLPLGEPVIAAAAAVLEAVAEGARSFWGHASPYGYGSEVSQQFRRSPHGPERSPRGLPMLNLPEKLPAPEIPWFLGWLNYWSAAAAQALGFPDPARDAELITRARRTPSGGWVVQITDAPLDYDNPAHLDALKRAYERFPEIGGRVTPR, encoded by the coding sequence ATGACCAAGCGTAGAGCCCTCACCCTCATCGTCTACGCGCCTGCGCTCGTGGGCAAGGACGGCCGCACGCTGGATGTCGTCCATGGGATGGAGAAGGCGCTCCCCGGCTTGCGCCTGGAGTGGCGGCTCTCCGAAGGCGGGCGCCCCATCGCATTGCCCCAGCGAGACGCGTGGCTCGTAGAAAGTATTGAAGACGGAGGATTTCCTCTTATGTGCAACGGGGACGAGAGTTACCCCGTGACGGTTATGGGGTGTGAAAACCCGGCGCTCTCGAGCCCAGGCGGTCAGTCCCAGTTTGAAGTGCATGCAAAACTGCCACTGGGCGAACCTGTGATCGCGGCAGCGGCAGCTGTGCTTGAGGCCGTGGCGGAGGGAGCGCGCTCGTTCTGGGGGCATGCATCGCCGTATGGTTACGGCTCGGAAGTCTCGCAGCAGTTTCGCCGCTCCCCTCATGGACCGGAGCGCTCACCTCGTGGGCTTCCCATGCTCAACCTTCCAGAGAAGCTCCCCGCGCCTGAGATTCCCTGGTTCCTTGGCTGGCTGAACTATTGGTCTGCCGCCGCAGCGCAGGCCCTCGGGTTCCCGGATCCCGCTCGCGACGCCGAGCTGATCACGCGGGCGCGGCGCACGCCATCGGGCGGGTGGGTGGTACAGATCACGGATGCGCCGCTCGATTACGACAACCCCGCCCACTTGGACGCGCTAAAGCGGGCCTACGAACGCTTCCCGGAGATCGGCGGGCGCGTCACTCCGCGCTGA
- a CDS encoding phosphotransferase, which yields MNLTPAELAARKARAVDAAVGAGRALGLSVTAPKVLHDVFSVVVHLAPSPVVVRVPLVLPPGFEGAAQEARQARELSAVAWLAERGLPVVRPSPLVPREPVRRDGFSMTFWEHVEVDASREPDYLAEAALAADLHAVLRDYPGELPFLSPVATVPLFLASLEEHPGLLAPADLERARGEWAVLGPMLSSREAFERAFPGVGVQAIHGDAPSYNILRTRSGVRYADFEDVTLGPVEWDLAFLGPEGASIYDAAAAKAGVRPLDPSVLRVMDAVGMLRNVVCYALVPQLPMLAEALAPGLEKWRTMPL from the coding sequence GTGAACCTGACTCCGGCGGAGCTCGCGGCGCGTAAGGCGCGGGCGGTGGATGCGGCGGTGGGCGCGGGCCGAGCGCTCGGACTCTCCGTGACAGCACCGAAGGTGCTGCATGACGTGTTCTCCGTGGTGGTGCACCTCGCTCCCTCGCCGGTGGTGGTCCGTGTGCCGCTGGTGCTGCCCCCGGGGTTCGAGGGAGCGGCGCAGGAGGCCCGGCAGGCGCGCGAGCTGTCTGCCGTGGCCTGGCTGGCGGAGCGAGGACTCCCAGTCGTTCGCCCGAGCCCCCTCGTCCCGCGCGAGCCCGTGCGGCGAGACGGCTTCTCGATGACGTTCTGGGAGCACGTGGAAGTGGATGCCTCCCGGGAGCCGGACTACCTGGCGGAGGCGGCGCTCGCGGCCGACCTGCACGCGGTGCTGCGGGACTACCCGGGCGAACTTCCCTTCCTCTCCCCCGTGGCGACGGTGCCCCTGTTCCTCGCCTCCCTGGAGGAGCACCCAGGGCTCTTGGCCCCCGCTGACCTGGAGCGGGCCCGGGGCGAATGGGCCGTCCTCGGGCCCATGCTCTCCTCGCGCGAGGCCTTCGAGCGGGCCTTCCCGGGGGTCGGCGTCCAGGCGATTCACGGGGACGCGCCGTCGTACAACATCCTCCGCACGCGCTCGGGAGTGCGCTACGCGGACTTCGAGGACGTGACGCTCGGGCCGGTCGAGTGGGATCTCGCGTTCCTCGGCCCAGAGGGTGCGTCCATCTACGACGCGGCGGCGGCGAAGGCGGGGGTGAGGCCGCTCGACCCGTCCGTGCTGCGCGTCATGGATGCCGTGGGGATGCTGCGCAATGTCGTCTGCTACGCGCTCGTGCCCCAGCTGCCGATGCTGGCCGAGGCGCTCGCGCCGGGCCTCGAGAAGTGGCGGACGATGCCGTTGTGA
- a CDS encoding RCC1 domain-containing protein yields MHLHPVCPKSVFESLPGAAQGLLFLAMVSALPLLGCGAGEGSPSPLIHRNLSLASEPTLFTGVNAGSSNNCGVKTDGTLACWGDDSEGQSSPPTGGFTQISAGNYHGCGVDTAGAVSCWGNNDGGRATPPTGSFTQVSAGTAHTCGVKTDGTLACWGINSYGETSPPAGTFTQVSAGMQYSCGVKTNGTVACWGLNFGRQASPPAGSFTQVSASYGSTCGVKTDGTLACWGFKHVPGSPPTGTFTQVSVGTYHTCALRQDGTLSCWGANDQGQATPPAGLFTQVSAGGFHTCGLRQDGTVECWGSNFAGQTTPP; encoded by the coding sequence ATGCATCTTCATCCCGTCTGTCCGAAGAGCGTGTTCGAATCCTTGCCGGGCGCAGCCCAGGGATTGTTGTTTCTGGCGATGGTGAGCGCATTGCCGTTGCTGGGATGCGGCGCGGGAGAGGGCTCCCCCTCTCCCCTCATCCATCGCAACCTTTCACTCGCCTCTGAACCCACCCTCTTCACAGGGGTCAACGCGGGTTCTTCCAACAACTGCGGCGTGAAGACGGACGGGACGCTCGCGTGCTGGGGGGACGACTCCGAAGGTCAGTCCTCGCCGCCGACTGGCGGCTTCACGCAGATCAGCGCGGGCAATTACCATGGCTGTGGGGTGGATACGGCCGGGGCCGTCTCGTGCTGGGGGAACAACGACGGGGGCCGGGCTACGCCGCCCACGGGCAGCTTCACGCAGGTCAGCGCGGGCACTGCCCACACGTGCGGCGTGAAGACGGACGGGACGCTCGCGTGCTGGGGAATCAACTCCTACGGCGAGACCTCACCGCCCGCGGGAACCTTCACGCAGGTCAGCGCGGGCATGCAGTATTCCTGTGGCGTGAAGACGAACGGGACCGTCGCGTGCTGGGGACTCAACTTCGGCCGCCAGGCCTCACCCCCAGCGGGGAGCTTCACCCAGGTCAGTGCAAGCTACGGAAGCACCTGTGGAGTGAAGACGGACGGGACGCTCGCGTGCTGGGGCTTCAAGCATGTGCCAGGTTCACCACCGACGGGAACCTTCACGCAGGTCAGCGTGGGCACGTACCACACCTGTGCCCTGAGGCAGGACGGGACGCTGAGCTGCTGGGGAGCCAACGACCAAGGCCAGGCCACGCCTCCAGCCGGCCTCTTCACGCAGGTCAGCGCGGGCGGGTTCCACACCTGCGGCCTGAGGCAGGACGGAACGGTGGAGTGCTGGGGAAGCAACTTCGCCGGCCAGACCACACCTCCGTAG
- a CDS encoding RCC1 repeat-containing protein, with product MRHVLSLGLGLWLVSGCGLPAEGPPAEQEVLGAVQQHVQSRLLVSAGWDHSVSVRPDGTVWAVGSDKYGQLGNDTTPGGATAVQVTGLSGVVAVDAGDYHTLALRSDGTVWAWGRGFEGQLGTGYWSDRTTPVKVEGLSSIVAVAAGASHSLAVSSTGTVWAWGENDDGALGDGTLLERTTPVQVLGLSGVLAVAAGSDYSLALRSDGTVWAWGSNYGGRLGDGTTTDRTLPVQVQGLTSIVAISAGSFSLALRSGGTVWGWGANSYGQLGDGTTTERLVPVQVQGLSGATAVSAGSGYALAVRSGGTVWGWGSNFSGELATGSRDSLPHPVPTQIQGAVSGAVAVAAGHDHSLVRRFDGTVWAWGSNEYGQLGKGSASSSSRQVLGLSGAVAMAGGLDHSLALRSDGTVWAWGSNASGQLGDGTTFNRSALVQVPGLSGIAAVAAAGSHSLALRYDGSVWAWGSNEYGQLGDGTTVNRSVPVQVQGLSGVVAVAAGKTHSLALSYDGSVWAWGSNEYGKLGDGNTSVSRSVPVQVQGLSGVLAVATSKNHSLALRDDGTVWAWGHNMFYGQLGDGTTTNRSVPVQVQGLSDVVFVAAGHIHSMAVKSDGTVWSWGSNGFGQLGLGTQSGSTSRTPVKATNLSGVAFVAAGATHAMAVKSDGTVWAWGSNERGQRGTGDAYDLYTPKQVSGLSGGLKLAAGELHSMMVGSDGTGWAWGFNDDGQLGNGKPLYIPLPIQSLLN from the coding sequence ATGAGACACGTGTTGAGCCTGGGGCTGGGCCTGTGGCTGGTGAGCGGCTGTGGCCTGCCCGCTGAAGGCCCCCCGGCAGAGCAAGAGGTATTAGGGGCTGTCCAGCAGCACGTGCAGTCGCGCTTGCTGGTGAGCGCGGGCTGGGATCACTCGGTGTCCGTCCGCCCGGATGGCACGGTCTGGGCCGTGGGCTCCGACAAATATGGCCAACTGGGAAACGACACGACGCCCGGTGGCGCCACAGCGGTGCAGGTGACAGGGCTGAGTGGCGTGGTGGCCGTGGACGCCGGCGACTACCACACGCTGGCGTTGCGCTCGGACGGTACCGTGTGGGCCTGGGGCCGAGGCTTCGAGGGGCAGCTGGGAACGGGCTACTGGTCCGATCGCACCACACCGGTGAAGGTGGAGGGCTTGAGCAGCATCGTGGCCGTGGCCGCGGGAGCGAGCCACTCGCTGGCGGTGAGCTCCACGGGGACTGTCTGGGCTTGGGGCGAGAACGATGACGGAGCCCTGGGAGATGGCACCTTGTTGGAGCGCACCACGCCGGTCCAGGTGCTGGGGTTGAGCGGTGTGTTGGCCGTGGCCGCGGGCTCGGACTACTCGCTGGCGTTGCGCTCGGATGGCACGGTCTGGGCCTGGGGTTCCAATTACGGCGGCAGGTTGGGAGATGGCACCACGACAGACCGGACCTTGCCGGTGCAGGTGCAGGGGCTCACCAGCATCGTGGCGATCTCCGCGGGCAGCTTCTCGCTGGCACTGCGCTCGGGAGGCACCGTCTGGGGTTGGGGTGCCAACTCCTACGGTCAGCTGGGCGACGGCACGACGACCGAGCGTCTCGTACCGGTGCAGGTGCAGGGGCTTAGCGGAGCGACGGCCGTGTCCGCGGGCTCGGGCTACGCGCTGGCGGTGCGCTCGGGAGGCACCGTCTGGGGTTGGGGTTCCAACTTCTCCGGCGAGCTGGCGACGGGCAGCAGGGACTCCCTGCCTCACCCCGTGCCAACCCAGATCCAAGGAGCGGTGAGCGGAGCCGTGGCGGTGGCCGCCGGTCATGACCATTCGCTGGTGAGGCGTTTCGATGGCACCGTGTGGGCCTGGGGCTCCAACGAATACGGCCAGCTGGGCAAGGGGAGCGCCTCTTCCTCTTCGCGCCAGGTGCTGGGGCTCAGCGGGGCCGTGGCCATGGCGGGCGGCCTGGACCACTCGCTGGCGTTACGCTCCGACGGCACCGTGTGGGCTTGGGGCTCCAATGCCTCCGGCCAGCTGGGGGATGGCACCACGTTCAACCGCTCCGCGCTGGTGCAGGTGCCAGGGCTCAGCGGAATCGCGGCCGTGGCCGCCGCGGGAAGCCATTCGCTGGCGTTGCGCTACGACGGCAGCGTGTGGGCCTGGGGCTCCAACGAATACGGCCAGCTGGGGGATGGCACCACGGTCAACCGTTCCGTGCCGGTGCAGGTGCAGGGGCTGAGCGGGGTGGTGGCCGTGGCCGCGGGCAAGACCCACTCGCTGGCGCTGAGCTACGACGGCAGCGTGTGGGCCTGGGGCTCCAACGAATACGGCAAGCTGGGAGATGGCAATACCTCGGTCAGCCGTTCCGTGCCGGTGCAGGTGCAGGGGCTGAGCGGGGTGCTGGCCGTGGCCACGAGCAAGAACCACTCGCTGGCGTTGCGCGACGACGGCACCGTGTGGGCCTGGGGGCACAACATGTTCTACGGGCAGCTGGGAGATGGCACGACGACCAACCGCTCCGTGCCGGTGCAGGTGCAGGGGCTGAGCGACGTGGTGTTCGTGGCCGCGGGCCACATCCACTCCATGGCGGTGAAGTCGGACGGCACCGTGTGGAGCTGGGGCTCCAACGGCTTCGGCCAGCTGGGCCTCGGCACCCAGAGTGGGAGCACCAGCCGGACGCCGGTGAAGGCGACGAACCTGAGCGGGGTGGCCTTCGTGGCCGCTGGTGCCACCCATGCGATGGCGGTGAAGTCGGACGGCACCGTGTGGGCCTGGGGCTCCAACGAGAGGGGCCAGCGGGGCACTGGCGACGCGTACGATCTCTACACGCCGAAGCAGGTGAGTGGGCTGAGCGGAGGCCTGAAGCTGGCCGCTGGCGAGCTGCACTCGATGATGGTGGGTTCGGATGGGACCGGATGGGCCTGGGGCTTCAACGATGATGGGCAGCTGGGCAATGGCAAGCCCCTGTACATCCCGCTCCCCATCCAATCCCTGCTGAACTGA
- a CDS encoding hydrolase has product MSSPPASPHRGLDALLTPQNTVLVLIDHQPFQFANLHSHEPTMVLNNVIGLAKGAKAFNVPTILTTVLEERGGYLVKGLQDVFPEQKPIDRTFINTWEDSRVVDAVKKTGRKKLLLAALWTEICLAMPAIQAAGEGFEVYVVTDASGGVSAEAHDMAVRRMQMAGVTPITWMAVISEWQRDWAREASVAALASIIGDHGGGSSVAYAWEMQLLAAGRANQGR; this is encoded by the coding sequence ATGAGCTCGCCCCCTGCCTCCCCCCACCGCGGCCTCGATGCGCTGCTGACACCCCAGAACACCGTGCTGGTGCTCATCGACCATCAGCCCTTCCAGTTCGCCAACCTGCACAGCCACGAGCCGACGATGGTGCTGAACAACGTGATTGGGCTGGCCAAGGGCGCCAAGGCCTTCAACGTGCCGACCATCCTCACCACGGTCCTCGAGGAGCGCGGCGGCTACCTCGTGAAGGGCCTGCAGGACGTCTTCCCCGAGCAGAAGCCCATCGACCGCACTTTCATCAACACCTGGGAGGACAGCCGCGTCGTGGACGCGGTGAAGAAGACCGGGCGGAAGAAGCTGCTGCTCGCCGCGCTGTGGACGGAGATCTGCCTGGCCATGCCCGCCATTCAGGCCGCGGGTGAAGGCTTCGAGGTCTACGTGGTCACGGACGCCTCGGGCGGCGTCAGCGCCGAGGCGCACGACATGGCGGTGCGGCGCATGCAGATGGCGGGCGTGACGCCCATCACCTGGATGGCGGTCATCTCCGAGTGGCAGCGCGACTGGGCCCGCGAGGCCAGTGTCGCGGCGCTCGCCAGCATCATCGGCGACCATGGCGGCGGCAGCTCCGTGGCCTACGCCTGGGAGATGCAACTGCTGGCGGCGGGGCGGGCCAACCAGGGCAGGTGA
- a CDS encoding helix-turn-helix domain-containing protein: MPERVELSRLAALVGLSQAHFSRAFKASTGVAPYQWQLQARLKRAQEMLVTTSASLEQVAEETGFADAVHFGKAFRRAHGTTPAVWRRDRKH; encoded by the coding sequence CTGCCCGAGCGGGTCGAGTTGTCGAGGTTGGCCGCGCTGGTGGGCCTGTCTCAAGCGCACTTCAGCCGGGCCTTCAAGGCTTCCACTGGCGTAGCTCCGTATCAATGGCAACTGCAGGCCCGGCTCAAGCGTGCGCAGGAGATGCTGGTGACGACGTCCGCCTCGCTGGAGCAGGTCGCCGAGGAGACAGGCTTCGCCGACGCGGTGCATTTCGGCAAGGCCTTCCGACGGGCGCATGGCACAACGCCCGCGGTGTGGCGGCGGGACCGGAAGCACTAG
- a CDS encoding endonuclease/exonuclease/phosphatase family protein, with translation MIQFGHAHRIDIMALQEVPRSLFNDPARLQQLSAAVTGAGYELLAIRNEYPPIDFNNPRRPTAERQNAYVVIYNPAVVEPQQPPFDPIDGGLTFHHPEAFHEGALLQARPPVGTVFNVHHPNNQGDSVLRLLSWHNEAGTHARGHVAQLQQEIENELEPPRIGRREDWVVVGDFNVQDVTEEMQELDRDYQVLTHDDGIDHIITNAPLNNVINDDPVLNIDQQFRSTGRHLALFGELLLSAPRP, from the coding sequence TTGATCCAGTTTGGCCATGCCCATCGTATCGACATCATGGCTTTGCAGGAGGTGCCTCGCAGCCTCTTCAATGATCCAGCGCGTCTCCAGCAACTGTCCGCCGCCGTCACGGGCGCGGGATACGAGCTGTTGGCCATCCGGAACGAATACCCTCCCATCGACTTCAACAACCCGCGCCGGCCCACGGCGGAGCGCCAGAACGCCTACGTGGTCATCTACAATCCCGCGGTGGTCGAGCCCCAGCAGCCCCCCTTCGACCCCATCGACGGCGGCCTGACCTTTCATCACCCCGAGGCCTTCCATGAGGGAGCGCTGCTGCAGGCGCGCCCTCCCGTGGGGACGGTGTTCAACGTGCATCACCCCAACAACCAGGGGGACTCCGTGTTGCGCTTGCTGTCGTGGCACAACGAAGCGGGCACCCACGCCCGCGGCCACGTGGCGCAGCTGCAACAGGAGATCGAGAACGAGCTGGAGCCTCCACGCATTGGCCGCCGGGAGGACTGGGTCGTCGTGGGAGACTTCAACGTCCAGGATGTCACCGAGGAGATGCAGGAGCTGGATCGCGACTATCAGGTGCTGACCCACGATGACGGCATTGATCACATCATCACCAATGCGCCCCTCAACAACGTCATCAATGACGACCCGGTGCTGAACATCGACCAGCAGTTCCGGAGCACCGGCCGCCACTTGGCCCTTTTCGGGGAGCTGCTGCTCTCAGCTCCCCGGCCCTGA
- a CDS encoding DUF1801 domain-containing protein: MATAKDIKTQPTAVSVKDFVAAVENDTRRKDAEQLLKLFAKITGWKPKMWGPTIIGYGTYHYTYDTGREGDACVVGFSPRKASLSVYWGGCEGDEPKALFAKLGKHKMGAGGCLYINKLADVDMAVLEKIVSGGLAHMKKKWPVKGS, from the coding sequence ATGGCCACCGCCAAGGACATCAAGACCCAGCCGACAGCCGTCAGCGTCAAGGACTTCGTCGCCGCCGTCGAAAACGACACGCGTCGCAAGGACGCCGAACAGCTCCTCAAACTCTTCGCCAAGATCACCGGCTGGAAGCCGAAGATGTGGGGCCCGACCATCATCGGCTACGGCACGTATCACTACACGTACGACACCGGCCGCGAGGGCGACGCGTGCGTCGTCGGCTTCTCCCCACGCAAGGCCAGCCTCTCCGTCTATTGGGGCGGCTGCGAGGGCGACGAGCCCAAGGCGCTCTTCGCCAAGCTCGGCAAGCACAAGATGGGCGCCGGCGGCTGCCTCTACATCAACAAGCTCGCCGACGTGGACATGGCCGTCCTCGAGAAGATCGTCTCCGGTGGCCTCGCTCACATGAAGAAGAAATGGCCGGTGAAGGGCTCCTAG
- a CDS encoding TetR/AcrR family transcriptional regulator translates to MSAETQHPDEAAPAQPGRKRDPSLDAKILDAALDVLADVGAVGLTMDLVAARAGAGKATIYRRWTSKSELIIEAVAQMKRNQIDLKHLPDTGTLRGDLLGLFKPQSNEERDRRLKIMTALATLLSQDEALADAANGAVVEPWAAAHRALMERAITRGEISASADIVTLSQVIPSMAAYRSLVQRKSFDLAFLVSMVDGVVLPALGLVPGHSGRIESSSPRRAGRRTRSKPRTAKRES, encoded by the coding sequence ATGAGCGCCGAGACGCAACACCCTGATGAGGCCGCGCCCGCGCAGCCTGGCCGCAAGCGCGATCCTTCGCTCGACGCGAAGATCCTCGACGCCGCGCTCGACGTGCTCGCGGACGTGGGAGCGGTTGGCTTGACGATGGACCTCGTCGCCGCGCGCGCGGGAGCCGGCAAGGCGACCATCTACCGCCGGTGGACCTCGAAGTCAGAGCTGATCATCGAAGCCGTCGCGCAGATGAAGCGCAACCAGATCGATCTCAAGCACCTCCCTGACACGGGCACCCTTCGCGGTGACCTGCTCGGCTTGTTCAAGCCGCAGTCGAACGAAGAGCGCGACCGGCGGCTGAAGATCATGACCGCGCTTGCCACGCTGCTCTCGCAGGATGAAGCGCTCGCCGATGCCGCGAACGGCGCGGTGGTCGAGCCGTGGGCGGCAGCCCATCGCGCGCTGATGGAGCGAGCCATCACTCGCGGAGAAATCTCCGCGTCCGCCGACATCGTCACGCTGTCGCAGGTCATTCCGTCGATGGCCGCATACCGCAGCCTGGTCCAACGCAAGTCGTTCGACCTGGCGTTCCTCGTCTCGATGGTGGACGGCGTCGTCTTGCCAGCCCTCGGCCTTGTTCCCGGGCACTCCGGCCGCATCGAATCCTCGTCGCCTCGACGAGCCGGGCGTCGAACACGCTCGAAACCCCGAACCGCAAAGAGAGAGTCATGA
- a CDS encoding VOC family protein, whose amino-acid sequence MSIAVTHHLNFRGEARAALEFYKSVFGGDIAIVTYKDAHNVQVPAEADQVMWGQVAARNGFRVMAYDVPSRQPWEPGKNAFFVSVRGDSADEITGLWEKLALGATVVVPLAKSGWSPLYGMLKDRFGITWVLDVAVEAKAG is encoded by the coding sequence ATGAGCATCGCAGTCACCCACCACCTCAACTTCCGAGGCGAAGCCCGCGCGGCCCTCGAGTTCTACAAGTCCGTCTTCGGCGGCGACATCGCCATCGTCACGTACAAGGACGCTCACAACGTCCAGGTCCCGGCGGAGGCCGATCAGGTGATGTGGGGCCAGGTCGCCGCCAGGAACGGCTTCCGCGTGATGGCGTACGACGTGCCGTCGCGGCAGCCGTGGGAGCCCGGCAAGAACGCGTTCTTCGTCTCGGTGCGTGGCGACTCGGCCGACGAAATCACCGGGCTTTGGGAGAAACTCGCGTTGGGCGCGACGGTCGTCGTGCCCCTCGCGAAGTCGGGGTGGTCACCGCTCTACGGGATGCTCAAGGACCGCTTCGGCATCACTTGGGTCCTCGACGTCGCGGTCGAGGCCAAGGCAGGGTGA
- a CDS encoding tetratricopeptide repeat protein, with protein MGDMTHSLRQLLEEGRLQEVREAAARHLAQHPDDEEALLALAKVALLDGRAEQAEQLLSRVKSERAQVEMTLLRAAAAIQRKDFTRAREFYQVLIHQPSPPAEAWHGLGVALLAQGDILAAREAHEHAVALKPQQSGFRFELGMTLAMENRSRAAVHELVQSLRLEPRDVRGYWALAQLLRQHGKMRSAQHILEAGLKQVPQAQLLLEALTAGQEPTVEGAEAPEAALFHRAARLLERKRGREALKHLREGWAQGTRSLPLKLLEAEACEMLQPPDMPGVIHAYEEAIAFAPEHWEPYTRLGVCLLKEGHRHMPRAIELLETARRLEPTMPETSLNLVLAYVKAQRMAEALALAQQVVDGLAPQHPLHAQATRLLEDLRQS; from the coding sequence ATGGGCGACATGACGCACTCCTTGAGGCAGCTGCTGGAGGAGGGGCGCCTTCAGGAGGTACGGGAGGCAGCCGCGCGCCACCTCGCCCAGCATCCGGACGATGAGGAGGCCCTGCTCGCCCTGGCCAAGGTGGCCCTGTTGGATGGCAGGGCCGAGCAGGCTGAGCAGTTGTTGTCGCGCGTGAAGTCCGAGAGGGCGCAGGTGGAAATGACCCTGCTGCGCGCGGCCGCGGCGATTCAGCGCAAGGACTTCACCCGGGCGCGCGAGTTCTACCAGGTGCTCATCCACCAGCCTTCGCCTCCCGCCGAGGCCTGGCATGGGCTGGGGGTCGCGCTGTTGGCCCAGGGAGACATCCTCGCGGCCCGCGAGGCGCACGAGCATGCCGTGGCGCTCAAGCCCCAGCAGTCCGGCTTCCGCTTCGAGCTGGGGATGACGCTGGCGATGGAGAATCGCTCTCGGGCCGCGGTGCATGAGCTCGTTCAAAGTCTGCGCCTGGAGCCGCGGGATGTACGCGGTTACTGGGCGCTGGCCCAGCTGCTCAGGCAGCACGGCAAGATGCGGTCGGCCCAGCACATCCTGGAAGCAGGCTTGAAGCAGGTCCCCCAAGCCCAGCTCCTGCTGGAGGCGCTGACGGCGGGCCAGGAGCCCACCGTGGAGGGCGCCGAGGCGCCGGAGGCGGCACTGTTCCATCGAGCCGCGAGGCTGCTGGAGCGCAAGCGCGGCCGTGAAGCCTTGAAGCACCTGAGGGAGGGCTGGGCGCAGGGGACGCGCTCCCTGCCACTCAAGCTCCTGGAGGCCGAAGCTTGCGAGATGCTCCAGCCTCCGGACATGCCCGGCGTCATCCATGCCTATGAGGAAGCGATCGCGTTCGCGCCGGAGCACTGGGAGCCCTACACGCGCCTGGGCGTGTGTTTGTTGAAGGAGGGCCACCGGCATATGCCGCGCGCCATCGAGTTGCTGGAGACGGCGCGGCGGCTCGAGCCCACGATGCCCGAGACCTCGCTCAACCTGGTCCTGGCATACGTCAAGGCGCAGCGCATGGCCGAGGCGCTTGCCCTGGCGCAACAGGTGGTGGATGGCCTGGCGCCGCAGCATCCCCTCCACGCCCAGGCCACCCGCCTCTTGGAAGATCTGCGCCAGAGCTAG
- a CDS encoding cyclophilin-like fold protein, protein MKIRLILGETVLTATLHDNATARDFAALLPLTLTLTDYAATEKISYLPRKLSTKGAPASSGGKAGAITYYAPWGNLALFHKDSDPASGLITLGTLDNGVEALRKPGPLQVRFERAE, encoded by the coding sequence ATGAAGATTCGACTGATCCTCGGTGAAACGGTCCTGACGGCAACGCTGCACGACAACGCTACCGCCCGCGACTTCGCGGCCCTGCTACCCCTGACTCTCACGCTCACGGACTACGCGGCGACCGAGAAGATCAGCTACCTGCCGCGCAAGCTGTCCACGAAGGGCGCGCCCGCGAGCTCTGGCGGCAAGGCCGGGGCCATTACCTACTACGCCCCCTGGGGGAACCTCGCCCTGTTCCACAAGGATTCCGACCCTGCGAGCGGGCTCATCACGCTCGGAACGCTCGACAACGGTGTCGAGGCCTTGAGGAAGCCCGGTCCCTTGCAGGTGAGATTCGAGCGTGCCGAATAG
- a CDS encoding (R)-mandelonitrile lyase translates to MNMKWLIVTLVGFPVLGVALTQPGPVATTARGSAPAPRITRAGTQASTKGPAEWFTGTVRVDPLFSATPPARTSGASVTFEPGARTAWHTHPLGQTLVVTAGVGRVQLWGGAVEEIRPGDVVQIPPGQKHWHGASPTTAMTHLALQEAQDGKVVQWMEKVSDAQYGAEPGKGTTP, encoded by the coding sequence ATGAACATGAAGTGGCTCATCGTTACGCTCGTCGGGTTCCCGGTTCTCGGCGTGGCGCTCACACAGCCGGGCCCGGTTGCCACCACCGCGCGCGGTAGCGCCCCCGCGCCGCGCATCACTCGCGCCGGGACGCAGGCCTCCACGAAGGGGCCCGCTGAGTGGTTTACCGGCACGGTGCGCGTCGACCCGCTCTTCTCGGCCACGCCCCCTGCGCGCACCTCGGGCGCCAGCGTCACCTTCGAGCCGGGCGCGCGCACCGCATGGCACACCCACCCGCTGGGCCAGACGCTCGTGGTGACGGCGGGCGTGGGCCGCGTTCAGCTGTGGGGCGGGGCGGTGGAGGAGATTCGCCCAGGCGACGTCGTACAGATTCCACCCGGCCAGAAGCACTGGCACGGCGCCTCTCCCACCACCGCCATGACGCACCTGGCCCTCCAGGAGGCGCAGGACGGCAAGGTCGTCCAGTGGATGGAGAAGGTGAGCGACGCGCAGTACGGCGCAGAGCCGGGGAAGGGGACGACGCCATGA